In Mesorhizobium sp. 113-3-3, a genomic segment contains:
- a CDS encoding mandelate racemase/muconate lactonizing enzyme family protein yields MRIEEYRITRFQFARDRTIGDSQVRIDTAHVAALELISENGQVGLGFVQSLFHPLPEQAEIVRVFEEEAWPNLVGQSPLALVHRVQRPRGGNRRAFGLPFEEALQVALWDLSAKQAGLPLHDLLGSRRKRVRAYASGLDFHLRDDEFQAFFAHADALGYRAFKIKVGHPDFDWDMSRLELLKKTVRPGSSIMVDANEAWGAKEASVKLHKIHSLGYDLLWVEDPILRHDFDGLRSLKAATPWTMINSGEYLDAAGKRLLMQAGATDMLNVHGQVTDVMRIGWLAAELGVPVTLGNTFLEIGVHMACALPEVEWLEYSFQNFDHLVEQPIEIRDGWIYAPDRPGHGLVLSETARRDWARPEILSREQLGDAPANPRVGGGLKDRGAR; encoded by the coding sequence ATGCGCATTGAAGAGTATCGCATCACCCGCTTTCAATTCGCTCGCGACCGGACTATAGGCGACAGCCAGGTGCGCATTGACACCGCGCATGTCGCCGCGCTTGAACTGATAAGCGAGAACGGCCAGGTCGGGCTGGGCTTTGTCCAGAGCCTGTTCCATCCGCTGCCGGAGCAAGCGGAGATCGTTCGGGTTTTCGAAGAGGAGGCCTGGCCCAATCTTGTCGGGCAATCGCCTTTGGCGCTGGTGCATCGGGTCCAGCGACCTCGCGGCGGAAACAGGCGCGCCTTCGGCCTGCCTTTCGAGGAAGCCCTCCAGGTTGCGTTGTGGGATCTGAGTGCCAAGCAGGCCGGCCTGCCGTTGCACGACCTTCTGGGAAGCCGGCGCAAGCGCGTAAGAGCCTATGCGTCAGGTCTCGATTTCCACCTTCGCGACGATGAGTTCCAAGCCTTTTTTGCCCATGCCGATGCCCTCGGCTACCGCGCGTTCAAGATCAAGGTGGGGCATCCCGATTTCGATTGGGATATGTCCCGGCTGGAGCTGTTGAAAAAGACAGTGCGGCCCGGCTCGTCGATCATGGTTGATGCCAACGAGGCCTGGGGGGCCAAGGAGGCGTCGGTAAAACTGCATAAAATTCATAGCCTTGGTTATGATCTCCTCTGGGTTGAGGATCCTATTCTGCGGCACGACTTCGACGGCCTTCGCAGCCTCAAGGCGGCAACGCCCTGGACCATGATCAATTCAGGCGAATATCTCGATGCCGCCGGCAAACGCCTTTTGATGCAGGCCGGCGCCACCGACATGCTGAATGTTCATGGGCAGGTGACGGACGTGATGAGGATCGGCTGGCTGGCGGCTGAACTCGGCGTTCCGGTGACGCTTGGCAACACGTTTCTGGAGATCGGCGTGCACATGGCGTGCGCGCTGCCCGAAGTGGAGTGGCTCGAGTACTCGTTCCAGAACTTCGATCACCTGGTTGAGCAGCCAATCGAAATTCGTGACGGCTGGATTTATGCGCCGGATCGACCGGGTCATGGGCTGGTCCTGTCGGAGACCGCGCGCCGGGATTGGGCGCGCCCCGAAATCCTGTCGCGCGAACAGCTTGGTGACGCGCCCGCCAACCCGCGGGTTGGTGGAGGCCTCAAAGATCGCGGCGCGCGCTGA